The genomic stretch CCTGCCCGTCCGGTCAGGCGGGGAATCCCTCAGCTCCCACAAAAACAACAGAGGGCTGATTCATTATTTGGATCAGCCTTTTTTATTTTATGCCCTACTACTTCTATGTTCTTTACTCCCAAAAACTCGATCGTTACTACATCGGTCACACTTCTGATGTGGAAGGCCGCTTGCGTAGACATAATGGCCGGCATAAGGGTTTTACAACCAAGGCCGATGATTGGAGAGAAGTTTACTGGGAATCATACCCTACCAAAGAAGAAGCTTACCGGCGCGAGCTGGAAGTCAAAAAATGGAAAAGCCGAAGACGCGTTCAGGAGCTTATCTCAGCAGGTTCAGAGCATCCCGCCTAAGCGGGAGGGTCACAGGTTCCCTGCCCGTCCGGTCAGGCGGGGAATCCTGTAGCTCCCACAATAAACAATAGAGGGCTGATTCATTATTTGGATCAGCCTTTTTTATTTTATGGCCTACTACTTTTACATCCTGTACTCCAAAAAGCTGGACTGATGATATGTCGGTCACACATTTTTCCTAGCTCCGGACGCTGTTCCACTCCAAATTTGAAATCCAAAAATCCCCCCAAATATATTTGCTTCACGGAGGATCATCCAGCTACCATTTGCTTGCAGAAGGCGCATTAATTGGGCAAAAGGGATGATTTTCAAACCTCGTACGACTTGAAATAATTCCATCCGATTTTAATAATTCGGCAGTAAACCATTTGCCTTTCCCACCATCAAATCTTGGTAGATTGATAAACAAGATCCCATGAAATTGTTTTCCCGTCCTTATGTATGGGGGCTTTGGGCTTTGCTTTGGTTATTGTCATGGCCCTCGTTCGCACAGACACGTTTGCCCCTTGCATCGCCCAACGATGTGTATGGCTACAATGATTGCGGAGATAACCTCGGTTTCGAAGATGGCGACCTGTCTAACTGGGACGGATGCCATTATGATGGTAACAATGCCCCATGCTGTCCGGTGCAATGCGATATTGTGGGGCTGCAACCCGGCATCAATTCCGTCAACGGAGACCTGGGCGAGTGTAGCACCCGGAATCCGAATTTCAATAACATAAGACACACCCTGACAAACGGTAACGGGATCGACCCGAACAGTGATAATATGATACCTGTTGTAGCGCCCGGGTGTGGTAATTACTCAGTACGCATTGGAAACCAGGAGGCGGGAAAGCAGGCGGAATGCATGTCACAAACGTTTACCGTGGTTCCTGAGAATGCGCTGTTTACCTACATGTATGCCGTGGTATTCCAGGATCCAACCGATCATACGGATGATGAACGCCCGCGCTTTAACATCAACATCTCGGCCAGCGGAGCACCCGTTCCCTGCGGCGGTGAGTATGTGGTGGTAAGTAAGGATGCCATCAACGAGGGATTTACCAAAGCCCTCAATCCTGCCTGCGGAGATACCAACGTGTGGTATAAACCGTGGACGCCGGTGGCTACCGATCTTACGGCATACATCGGACAACAGGTGACCATCGAATTCTGTACGGCAGACTGTGGCCGTGGCGGTCACTGGGGGTATGCCTATGTGGATACCTATTGTTCTCCATTGGAGATCGATGGCGCCCACGTGTGCTCCTGGCAAGACAGCATTACCCTGGTGGCACCGCAGGGATTTACGAATTATGAATGGTATATGGGAACACTTCCGCTGACACCGCCCATTGTAAGTACGGATATTTCCGCGACTGTCCCGGTAGTGGACGGAGATGTATATACCGTACGGATGGAGAACGTTGCGTCCCCCGGTTGCTATACCTACATCACCGACACCATCGTCGTATTCGGAGGCGAGGCTTTCGGTGACACGATGGTATGCAAGGAGTTTGCAGGCCCTATCCAGCTCACCACCATATCCAACGACGGTGATGCGACCTACAACTGGACTCCCGCCACCGGCCTGAGTTGTACCACCTGCCCCAACCCGCAAGTCAATCCACCCTATAGCGACATCGTCTACACGGTCACTATGACCAATGCGGTAGGATGTATCGCCACCGATAGTGTGGTCATCACCACCAAAGGATGTGATCCCACGGTGACTGCAACAGCGGATTCCCTTTGCAACGGTGGATGTGGTGAAGTGACAGCCGTCGGTTCGAAAGGACTTCCTCCCTACACCTATACCTGGTCACCGGATGTGGGAGGTATAGGTGAGGGACCACATACGGTGTGTCCGACCACCACGACCGTATACCATGTGACCATAACAGATGCCGATGGTTATACCGACAGCACCACGGCCACCTTTGTGGTTTACCCATTACCCACTGTATCCATGCCGCCGGATGAAACGATCTGTGCCAATGAAATACCTACCATGGATCTGACCGCAACCGTCAACAGTGGTACCGCGCCGTTCTCCTATCTGTGGGATGATCCCAGTTCCGGCACCACGGCTACCATCACCATTAGCAATGTTCCCGATTCCTCCGTTACATATCATGTGACGGTGACGGATGTCAACGGATGTTCTACGTCCGGTGAAGTCACCATCACTTCGATATGTTTACCTGAGATCACCATGGAACCGGATGAATATTGTGTGCCCGATTGTGCCATGCTTGACCCCAAAGCTTCAAAAGGAACGCCGCCTTACACGTACACCTGGGATGATCCCACACTGAATGGCCCCGGGCCTCATCAGGTGTGTCCTTCAGTCACGACAACCTACTGTGTGACGGTAACGGATGTGTACAACAAAAGCGCGAGTACCTGTGCCACCATTACCGTGCATGAATTACCGGTGCTTACCACTTCCACAACGGATGCTACATGTGGAGAATGCAATGGGAGTGTTGTGGTGAATGCATCCGGAAACGCGCCGTTTAACTATCTATGGAGTTCCGGATGTATTAATAGCTCATGTCAGGATTTATGCGCAGGGCCATATACTGTAACGGTTTCGGATGTCAATGACTGTGTGTCGGTCGTGTCGGATACCGTGATCGGACACACCAGACCCACGGTGGATATCATCTCCAGCACCGATCCGTTGTGCTTCGGAGATTGTACGGGTACGGCAACGGCAGTGGGTGACGAAGGCATTTCACCTTATACATTCACCTGGAATGATCCCGGCCAGCAATCCGGAACCACCGCCACCGGTTTGTGTGCTGGTACGCATGAGGTATGTCTGCAGGATGATCAGGGCTGTCTGGTCTGTGATTCGGTGGTGATCAACCAACCACCTGCACTGGTGGTGTCCATGACAGCTAAAGATGAGATCTGCCATGACTCGACAGGAGCGGTTTATCAGACAAGCACGGGGGGCGTACCGCCTTATACCTTCGTGTGGAGTGATCAGAATTCATCCACCACTGCGACCATCACAATGTTGACAGAGGGTACGTATGAAGTTACTATCACCGACAGCAATGGTTGTACCGCTACCGGTAGTGATCAGGTGATCAATAATCAGATTCTGCCATCGGCGGAGTTCGTTCCGGATCCGGTGGAAGTGTTGCTATTGAATCCGGTGATCAACTTCTTTGATAAATCAAGCGACGCGATCAGTTGGTATTGGGATTTCGGTGATGGCGCGGAGTCGGATCTGCAGAACCCCATCCATCTTTTCACAGATACGGGATGTTATCAGGTACTCTTAAGGGTGGAGAACAAGTACGGTTGTACCGACAGTATTCCGCGGACGGTTTGCGTGAAGGATCTGACCAGCATTTACGTCCCCAATGCTTTTACTCCTAATGGAGATGGAACGAATGAGTACTTTACCGTCGGCGAGTATAACTACTGCGAATTCGAGATGTTCATTTATGATCGCTGGGGCAACATGATCTTCAAAACCACCAGCATGAAGGGCTGGGATGGTACGGCCAACAACGGCTCCGAGATCGCGCAACAGGATGTCTACGTGTGGTTGATCAAGGCGGTTGATTGCTATGGTGAGGAATGGCAAAGGGTAGGGCGGGTGACGCTGGTGCGATAGAAACGCCGTCCGGCTCTATCGTACCACAAGTCTTTCGCACGTGATTCGTATTCCGTCATACATTTTCACAAAGTACATGCCTGTTCCTATTTCAGATGAAAGGGAGAGGTTCATGAACACACTTCCCTGGCCGTTTGTGCAAAATTCCCTTTGCAGGACTTTCCTTCCCGTCAGGTCGGAGATAATGAGAAGCCCGCAGTGATCGGGTACCAATCCGGTGGCATTCAGGGCAAGGGCATGTCCGGGGTTGGGATTAGGGTACAGGTAGAGCTCCGTATCAGGATTCTTCCCACTGAAGTGTATGGCTACGGAATCGCAGACGGTGGTTGTTCCGTTAAATCCGTCTGCCACAGACGGTAGTAAACCCAGTCAACATCCTGTCCGGGGGACGGGGTCGTATCCAAAAAGGAATAGGGGATGGGCCATGTGCTGTTACCACTTCCCGGGATGGTGCCAATGAGGTGGAATTCCGGCTTGATCGTGGTCGCACTTCCTGTTGCCGATTCGAGGGTAAAATAGTGATTGTTGATTTCTGATGCGGTGGTCCAGTTGACAAGGACATCCTTTCCTGCCTGAACAGCTTCCATGGAAAGAAGTTCTATCGGTAGTGGACCGCCGATCCCGCCACCGACCGCCACCGGTCCGAGGGCAGAGACCGCTCCGTAGCTTTGGGTGTAAGGCCCTGATCCCGATGAGGAGGACGGACTTCCCTGCTGATTCCAGCTTCCCCCATTATAGATACTTATAAAACTTTGAGAACGGTCGAAGTCTGATGACTCCTGGGCAGCATCCCACTGGGCGATGATGCTTACCGATGGTGCCGGTGAAGTGGTTGCCAGTTGCCAGGTGACGTTGGCCAGCTTGGTGACCAATTGGGTGCCACCGCATGTTCCATCGTCAAACACATTGGTGCATGCACGCACGTCGAAACGCCCGCTTGTGCCGCTGTTGTTCAGCGTTAGCGGATTATATGTGCCCGTCGAATTACTTACCGGGAATGTGAAAGCACCTGTTAAAGCAGGCTTTTGTACGTTTCCGGTGCCATTGGTTACGATATGCCTGGAAGTACCTGCTCCCGATATCGTATTCATGGTAACGTCATACGTATCGAGGATGAGATGGCCGGAAGAAAATCCGAGGTTGTCATTGATGGTCACGTCATCCAGCAGGTTCAGGTTGCCACTTGATTTATTGATGGTGAGATCTTCGTAGGCTGAGCCTGCACTGCGGATATACCGTGTTCCGGTTCCGTTGAACGTTACGGTGTTGTTTGATGCAGAATAACTGCCGCCCGTATTATTCCAGTTCCCCCCAATGTCGATATCAAAGGAAGCTGCATTCAGCGTGCCTGAGGAGATGGTGAGGTCATTCAGAATTTCAATGCCCAGGACCAGGTTCAGGTTGCCGGATGTGGCAACTTCAAGATCATAGAACTGAAGCATGAACAAGTTCCATGGAAGTGCAAAGGAAGTCCCGGTGAACTTGACCTTTCCTGTGCCACAGGAGAAAGAACCGAATAAACCGCCGGTCCATTTGGCACAGTTGAGGGTGCCGCCGTTGGACATATCCAGGGAGGCCCAACTGAAAAGATTCTGAAAGAAGGAAAGGGTACCGCTCATGGTTAGCTGACTGCCTGCATTGAATACCAGAGTTCCTGAGTTTCCGAAGCCTCCGGCTGAAAGTTGAAGGTTATCGCATTGTGCAGTAGTGATGTCCACAGTGACCGTGCGTCCCGACTTGATGGTAACATCGTCAGCTGCACCAGGTATGCCTCCCCCGCAGTTTTGCCAGGTGCTGGTGTTGCTCCAATTCCCGGAGGTCTTACAATCACAGGTATAGGCCTGTGCATCCCCGGCGAATATTAGTGCTGCCACAGCGCAGATAAGAACGATATGCGTGCTTCTCCTCATACAACTTCAGCGCATCGCTGTAGCGTATTCTTACGCAAGAACCCGGAAACCGTTACAGGAGTAGGGGTTTATACCTATGTTGTTCTTGATGATATATAGGAAAATCTTCGGTTTAGGGTACCAGAAAACCCTGTTTGTGTCCCGATCAGGTTATCGTATCTCAATCACCTGGATGGTTGGCTGGTAGCCGAGCGTGGTGTTTGTATTTTGGGAAGACCCTTCCGTGTGCAGGACTTGAAAATCGATGTAGTCACCTGCCGTCAGGTCAATCATTAAATTGCTGTTGCTGGACAGGTACCAGTTGCTACTGCCGGATATCTCCACCTGGCGGGTCATGGTTACACCGTTCACCTGGATATAACCTGCTACCTGCTCGTTGTCATCCATCACGCCGTTGCTGGTCCATGCGGCGGTAATGAAGTATTTTCCGGTCCTGCGGATCTCCACCCGGTAGTCGGAGGTAACATCACCGATACCACCGATGTCAAAATCTTCAGTATTGAAATCGATATCCGTGTAAGTATTATTGGAAATGGATTGTGCGGTGGAGCATCTGAGCCGGCATGTGTGCGGGTGAATCTGGTCTTCAATGATACTTCAGTTCGATCCGTCGCAGTAAATGCGGACAGCATCATACTGCACGTACAATATCAACGTGCTTGAGCCTTCTATGTTTGCTCCATTGCCGTCAATGGTAATGTAGAAAGGGATCGCATTTGTTTTCTTGATATAGTAAATCCTTCCGGTGCTGGTGGCTGCAGTAGGTAGGGTTACGGTGAGCGGCCCGGCTACCGGTTCACATAACACCACGTTGTGGGTTTCATCCAGTGTTGTGCTGCCGGCCAGGGTGGTTACGGCCAGGCCCAGACTGCCTTGTACGTCCAGCGTACTGACCGGCGAGCTGGTTCCGATGCCGACCAGTCCGGCATCATCGATGATCATGCGTTCGGTTCCCTTGGTATCAAACCGGATCTTGTCTTCGTCGGTGGTTTCTTCCACCTGTACTTTTGTATCTGCGTCAGCGTCCCGTAGTCCGTTGGCATTGTCAGTGAGTTCCACCCATCGGGAACCGTTGTAATAATAGAATGCGCTTTTGTCTGTATCAAAAACCAGAAGTCCGGTTGCGGGAGATCCGATGCTGGTGCGGTTGGCGGTTGTCATTCGTGGAGGTAAAAGCCCTTTGCTGGTACTTTCAAGTTCCACAAGGGATGAGGCATCGATGGTTCCCGGGTTATCGCCCAACTTCACCTGTGCTCTTGTCTGCAGCTGTGCCAGCAGGAGCAGGAAGGTCATGGCTGTTATGCGGAGGTGTCGTTTCATGATGTATTTTGTCGAGGAGGTTTTATGGCCTTATCTGATCACGAATTTCTTTTGAAAAAGCTGTTGTTCACTTTGTCCTACAAGGGTATACAGTCCGGGTGATAGTTCCTTTTCAGGTTGGATCATATACCGGAACTGTCCATTTTCAAAAGCAATATTGTTGGTATAAACGATGCGTCCACCGGCGTCAAATATGGTCACCTGCATGTCACCGCGTTGCTCGGAAGCGATCTGCAGGGAGATGTTATCTGAGGTCGCCGGATTGGGGACCACATTGGCAAGTTCCTGCAGACCGATATTGACCGGGTGAATGTCGGAATATGTGGAGGTCCCGTCGTAGTCGGTTTGCCTGATGCGGTAGTATGATTCACCTTTATATGGCTCCGTATCGGCGGAAGCATAGCGGGAAACCGCCGTTGAATTTCCCTTGCCTTTGACCGTACCTATCTCTTCGAAGAGGATACCGTCCCGTGAACGCTCGATGGTGAAGTGGTCGTTGTTGATCTCGGTACCGGTGGTCCAGTTCAGTTGCACATCCTGATCCTGATAGTAGGCGATAAAATCGAGCCATCGTATGGGTAGTGGGTTATCCGCTGTAATGGTACCCAGGGCAAATGCTGATCCGAAGGAGGTGATGGCTGCATTGGAAGTCACGGTACCGTCGTCTTTATCGCCGGTGGTGCCGCCATTGCCTTCATCCACCCATTTGGAACCGTCCCACCGTGCCACCACCAGGTCGGCAAGATCAAGCACGCCGGAGGAGGTAATGAAGGACAGGGTAACGTCAACGTCCGAGCTGCCGTTGTCACGGCTCAGGAGCCAATATTCCGTTCTACTTACATTATATAGTGTTCCTTCCCGCGAACCTGCGTCATAGGAGGGATCGGGATCGCTGAAGATATATTGCGTGGTGAAGATATCGGTGGCTACAGATGGTGCCGCGATGGTCAGGGGCATATACCGGCCGCCATCCCCAACAGGGAAGGTAAAGGCGTCATTACCGGTTTTTCTCACCACACCATCCACATGTTTGTCGTCGGCCGTACCGCTTGA from Flavobacteriales bacterium encodes the following:
- a CDS encoding gliding motility-associated C-terminal domain-containing protein encodes the protein MKLFSRPYVWGLWALLWLLSWPSFAQTRLPLASPNDVYGYNDCGDNLGFEDGDLSNWDGCHYDGNNAPCCPVQCDIVGLQPGINSVNGDLGECSTRNPNFNNIRHTLTNGNGIDPNSDNMIPVVAPGCGNYSVRIGNQEAGKQAECMSQTFTVVPENALFTYMYAVVFQDPTDHTDDERPRFNINISASGAPVPCGGEYVVVSKDAINEGFTKALNPACGDTNVWYKPWTPVATDLTAYIGQQVTIEFCTADCGRGGHWGYAYVDTYCSPLEIDGAHVCSWQDSITLVAPQGFTNYEWYMGTLPLTPPIVSTDISATVPVVDGDVYTVRMENVASPGCYTYITDTIVVFGGEAFGDTMVCKEFAGPIQLTTISNDGDATYNWTPATGLSCTTCPNPQVNPPYSDIVYTVTMTNAVGCIATDSVVITTKGCDPTVTATADSLCNGGCGEVTAVGSKGLPPYTYTWSPDVGGIGEGPHTVCPTTTTVYHVTITDADGYTDSTTATFVVYPLPTVSMPPDETICANEIPTMDLTATVNSGTAPFSYLWDDPSSGTTATITISNVPDSSVTYHVTVTDVNGCSTSGEVTITSICLPEITMEPDEYCVPDCAMLDPKASKGTPPYTYTWDDPTLNGPGPHQVCPSVTTTYCVTVTDVYNKSASTCATITVHELPVLTTSTTDATCGECNGSVVVNASGNAPFNYLWSSGCINSSCQDLCAGPYTVTVSDVNDCVSVVSDTVIGHTRPTVDIISSTDPLCFGDCTGTATAVGDEGISPYTFTWNDPGQQSGTTATGLCAGTHEVCLQDDQGCLVCDSVVINQPPALVVSMTAKDEICHDSTGAVYQTSTGGVPPYTFVWSDQNSSTTATITMLTEGTYEVTITDSNGCTATGSDQVINNQILPSAEFVPDPVEVLLLNPVINFFDKSSDAISWYWDFGDGAESDLQNPIHLFTDTGCYQVLLRVENKYGCTDSIPRTVCVKDLTSIYVPNAFTPNGDGTNEYFTVGEYNYCEFEMFIYDRWGNMIFKTTSMKGWDGTANNGSEIAQQDVYVWLIKAVDCYGEEWQRVGRVTLVR
- a CDS encoding T9SS type A sorting domain-containing protein → MTPPSSGTADDKHVDGVVRKTGNDAFTFPVGDGGRYMPLTIAAPSVATDIFTTQYIFSDPDPSYDAGSREGTLYNVSRTEYWLLSRDNGSSDVDVTLSFITSSGVLDLADLVVARWDGSKWVDEGNGGTTGDKDDGTVTSNAAITSFGSAFALGTITADNPLPIRWLDFIAYYQDQDVQLNWTTGTEINNDHFTIERSRDGILFEEIGTVKGKGNSTAVSRYASADTEPYKGESYYRIRQTDYDGTSTYSDIHPVNIGLQELANVVPNPATSDNISLQIASEQRGDMQVTIFDAGGRIVYTNNIAFENGQFRYMIQPEKELSPGLYTLVGQSEQQLFQKKFVIR
- a CDS encoding GIY-YIG nuclease family protein, with the protein product MPYYFYVLYSQKLDRYYIGHTSDVEGRLRRHNGRHKGFTTKADDWREVYWESYPTKEEAYRRELEVKKWKSRRRVQELISAGSEHPA
- a CDS encoding G8 domain-containing protein is translated as MAALIFAGDAQAYTCDCKTSGNWSNTSTWQNCGGGIPGAADDVTIKSGRTVTVDITTAQCDNLQLSAGGFGNSGTLVFNAGSQLTMSGTLSFFQNLFSWASLDMSNGGTLNCAKWTGGLFGSFSCGTGKVKFTGTSFALPWNLFMLQFYDLEVATSGNLNLVLGIEILNDLTISSGTLNAASFDIDIGGNWNNTGGSYSASNNTVTFNGTGTRYIRSAGSAYEDLTINKSSGNLNLLDDVTINDNLGFSSGHLILDTYDVTMNTISGAGTSRHIVTNGTGNVQKPALTGAFTFPVSNSTGTYNPLTLNNSGTSGRFDVRACTNVFDDGTCGGTQLVTKLANVTWQLATTSPAPSVSIIAQWDAAQESSDFDRSQSFISIYNGGSWNQQGSPSSSSGSGPYTQSYGAVSALGPVAVGGGIGGPLPIELLSMEAVQAGKDVLVNWTTASEINNHYFTLESATGSATTIKPEFHLIGTIPGSGNSTWPIPYSFLDTTPSPGQDVDWVYYRLWQTDLTEQPPSAIP
- a CDS encoding T9SS type A sorting domain-containing protein, coding for MADGFNGTTTVCDSVAIHFSGKNPDTELYLYPNPNPGHALALNATGLVPDHCGLLIISDLTGRKVLQREFCTNGQGSVFMNLSLSSEIGTGMYFVKMYDGIRITCERLVVR